TTGCAATAGCGGCAAATGTGGATTATTCGGAAAGGGTGGTCTTATAATGTTCGATGTCACTTCTGCCGACGTCACTTATCACCTAGATGACTTACCTCCGGTAATCGTTCTAGGCATCATTGGAGGAATCTTGGGAAGTTCCTACAACTTTCTGCTTGATAAGGTTCTTAGGATTTACAATCTGATCAATGAGTAAGGACTACTTGCTTCCTATTTCCATTTGCTTATTATTTCCTTGCTAAACAAACTATGACTATTGAGGACATAAAGTTCACTTTAGCTGGGTCTCATTAAACCCCACAAATTCTTCATATAGAAAACCAATATCTTTCAGGTTTTATGATGCATTTGCATTGTGATTATTTAGAATCATTCAAATGTGAAGTCCTTGATTTCTTTATCTAGTTCTGCAGAGGTTGCAATATTTCCCTTCAATGTTGCTTTTGAGAATTGAcatttaaattttcatttttcagGAAAGgccatgtctgcaaattgtttctTGCTGCTTCAGTTTCCATATTCACATCTTGTTGCCTATTTGGAATGCCTTGGCTTGCATCTTGTAAACCTTGCCCAGCTGAATCATCAGAAGCTTGTCCCTCGATAGGCAGATCTGGAAATTTCAAAAATTTTCAGTGTCCTCCTGATCAGTACAATGACTTAGCCAGCTTATTTTTTAACACTAATGATGACACGATCAGAAACCTCTACAGTGCTGGCACAGATAATGTGTTCCAGAAAACTTCGATCATTTTATTCCTTATCACCTCTTACTTTCTTGGTATCATCAGCTACGGTCTAGCAGTTCCTTCAGGCCTTTTTGTGCCGGTTATTTTGACCGGTGCAACTTATGGCCGCCTTGTTGGAATGCTGATGGGTTCACATTCAACTCTCAACCATGGTCTTTTTGCAGTCCTTGGTTCTGCTTCCCTTTTAGGTGGATCAATGAGAATGACTGTTTCTGTCTGTGTAGTTATGCTTGAATTGACCAACAATCTGCTACTGCTCCCTCTGGTTATGCTGGTGTTGCTCATATCGAAGTCTGTGGCTGATGCTTTCAACGCCAACGTGTATGACCTGCTTGTGCAATTGAAGGGGCTGCCTTATCTTAAAGCCCACGCTGAGCCTTACATGAGACAGCTCACAGTTGCCGATGTGGTTAGAGGTCCTTTGCAGATATTCAATGGTGTGGAGAAAGTTAGCAACATAGTCCATGTGCTGAAGACGACCGGCCACCATGGTTTCCCTGTGGTGGATGAGCCTCCGTTTTCCAATTCACCAGTGCTTTTTGGTCTGATTCTTCGTGCAAACCTGCTTGTTTTGTTGAAGAAGAAAGAGTTTCTTCGTACCTGCACGCTTACAAGCCTTGATGCTTCAAGGCATTTCTCAGCTGATGATTTCGCTAAGTGTGGCTCCGGCAAGCATGAAAACGTCGACGGAATTGAGCTGACTGCTGAAGAGATGGATATGTATATCGATTTGCATCCATTTACCAACACCTCACCTTACACGGTTGTTGAGACGATGTCATTGGCGAAAGCAGGTATTCTTTTCCGAGAAGTTGGCTTGAGGCACCTCTTGATTGTTCCAAAGTCCTCTTCAGTATGTTTCTTGCCCCACTTTAGTATCTGTGCCATTATATTTTCTATATATTACCGAAACCTAATTTCTCTGATGGtactgaaattttttttttatcaaactatGTTTTCATTTAGTCAATTGCTGATTTTGCAATCTTATTAGTGCTTGTCTTGCTCTCTGacattgtgttttttttttttttcctttttttggctACTGCAGACAACACCTGTGGTGGGCATATTGACAAGGCATGATTTTATGCCTGAGCTCATACTTGGGTTGCATCCTGTTCTGTTGCAAAGCAGATGGAAGAAAACAAGGGTCGGGAAATCAAATTTGATCCAACTATTTTATGATCTTTGTCGATTCCAGAAATAACGACAGTTGAATCTATCGaatcaaagcaaaaaaaaaaatggctCACTGCCATCGAGATTATTTCTGGGGATTGGATGAAACAATCAAGTTTTGGTTCTACTTTGGAGGCGGTAAGATTGTTTATTCTCTTTGCATCGGTAAGTTTGGGTTTCTCGTTCTCTTTAGAATCTCAATGAACATTCTTTTCTCAAATGTAATATGCTTTCTTCTCTCAATCTAGTTTCAGTTTTTATCCAATCAATAGGAAGCTCAATTCCCATGAGCCAAGCATTTCTTAGTGTatttaatcatcatcatcatcgatatGTAATCATTATATTGTCATAATTCATGCAAAGTGATCTGAATGTTGATTCTGTACCCtagcatttgttcatatatagCAGTTTATGTTTTGGGACGtccattattctttttttttttttttttgaggtgaaACATATCAATTTCTGATATTTATTTATAACCATTGGTGTATTAGAAACAGCAATGATACCTTCCTTAATGACGACCCACATGAATGAATACATTCGTTGAACTTAGGATGCCTTATTCAGCATGTGGACATGGCATTGACCTCGTATGAAGTGTTTAATTGATTGGATGTATACACTTAAGTTTGGATAATATCATGTGTAGCGTGGGGCTAATTACATGTCACTACGGATATCTGG
The window above is part of the Musa acuminata AAA Group cultivar baxijiao chromosome BXJ2-6, Cavendish_Baxijiao_AAA, whole genome shotgun sequence genome. Proteins encoded here:
- the LOC135614285 gene encoding putative chloride channel-like protein CLC-g isoform X2, which gives rise to MLSLPDPVNRSLSYKPTSETKVDGKRKRRSHTPLLATLEQAVSMGSEELDDDDDVETPLLHSASDSHLEDHFLRIRRSAPVTTSQLAIIGSSLCPIESLDYELIENDFFKQDWRSRGEAHIVRYVILKWTLCFLVGAVAGAVGFFNNLAVENIAGVKFVVTSNMMLDGKYKWAFLVFASTNFVLLMFASVITTYISPAAAGSGIPEVMAYLNGVDAPDIFSLKTFFVKVVGCVAAVSSSLHVGKAGPMIHTSACIASILGQGGSRKYRLTCKWLRYFKNDRDRRDLVTCGAGAGVAAAFRAPVGGVLFALECVSSWWRSALLWRAFFTTAVVVVVLRALIDVCNSGKCGLFGKGGLIMFDVTSADVTYHLDDLPPVIVLGIIGGILGSSYNFLLDKVLRIYNLINEKGHVCKLFLAASVSIFTSCCLFGMPWLASCKPCPAESSEACPSIGRSGNFKNFQCPPDQYNDLASLFFNTNDDTIRNLYSAGTDNVFQKTSIILFLITSYFLGIISYGLAVPSGLFVPVILTGATYGRLVGMLMGSHSTLNHGLFAVLGSASLLGGSMRMTVSVCVVMLELTNNLLLLPLVMLVLLISKSVADAFNANVYDLLVQLKGLPYLKAHAEPYMRQLTVADVVRGPLQIFNGVEKVSNIVHVLKTTGHHGFPVVDEPPFSNSPVLFGLILRANLLVLLKKKEFLRTCTLTSLDASRHFSADDFAKCGSGKHENVDGIELTAEEMDMYIDLHPFTNTSPYTVVETMSLAKADNTCGGHIDKA
- the LOC135614285 gene encoding putative chloride channel-like protein CLC-g isoform X1, whose product is MLSLPDPVNRSLSYKPTSETKVDGKRKRRSHTPLLATLEQAVSMGSEELDDDDDVETPLLHSASDSHLEDHFLRIRRSAPVTTSQLAIIGSSLCPIESLDYELIENDFFKQDWRSRGEAHIVRYVILKWTLCFLVGAVAGAVGFFNNLAVENIAGVKFVVTSNMMLDGKYKWAFLVFASTNFVLLMFASVITTYISPAAAGSGIPEVMAYLNGVDAPDIFSLKTFFVKVVGCVAAVSSSLHVGKAGPMIHTSACIASILGQGGSRKYRLTCKWLRYFKNDRDRRDLVTCGAGAGVAAAFRAPVGGVLFALECVSSWWRSALLWRAFFTTAVVVVVLRALIDVCNSGKCGLFGKGGLIMFDVTSADVTYHLDDLPPVIVLGIIGGILGSSYNFLLDKVLRIYNLINEKGHVCKLFLAASVSIFTSCCLFGMPWLASCKPCPAESSEACPSIGRSGNFKNFQCPPDQYNDLASLFFNTNDDTIRNLYSAGTDNVFQKTSIILFLITSYFLGIISYGLAVPSGLFVPVILTGATYGRLVGMLMGSHSTLNHGLFAVLGSASLLGGSMRMTVSVCVVMLELTNNLLLLPLVMLVLLISKSVADAFNANVYDLLVQLKGLPYLKAHAEPYMRQLTVADVVRGPLQIFNGVEKVSNIVHVLKTTGHHGFPVVDEPPFSNSPVLFGLILRANLLVLLKKKEFLRTCTLTSLDASRHFSADDFAKCGSGKHENVDGIELTAEEMDMYIDLHPFTNTSPYTVVETMSLAKAGILFREVGLRHLLIVPKSSSTTPVVGILTRHDFMPELILGLHPVLLQSRWKKTRVGKSNLIQLFYDLCRFQK